Proteins encoded together in one Variovorax paradoxus window:
- a CDS encoding LysR family transcriptional regulator, with product MEIRPLRYFVAVAETGHMTRAAEQLGIQQPPLSQAIKALERELGVLLFRRHPRGVALTDAGRLFQVEALRMLQDMAAMKQRMARVAKGQAGTLAVGFTSSAAAHRFVPEALRAFRRAHPGVELQLREDNAAELTEALDAGRLHCGLLRVPVARPEGLRFETLLREPVLVAMPSDHRFALARSKASRPLPLAKLCEEGIILVRRPGAPGLYAELLALCHAKGLRPRVVAEVDRMMTNLNLVAAGVGLSVVPASMTGVHAHAIAYTRLADGGQLDAPLTLVSRVEEDNLPAQHFAALLRRHASENPGS from the coding sequence ACCGGCCACATGACGCGGGCCGCCGAGCAACTGGGCATCCAGCAGCCGCCGTTGAGCCAGGCCATCAAGGCGCTCGAACGCGAATTGGGGGTGCTGCTGTTCCGGCGGCATCCGCGCGGTGTGGCGCTTACCGATGCGGGCCGGCTGTTCCAGGTGGAGGCGCTGCGCATGCTGCAGGACATGGCGGCCATGAAGCAGCGCATGGCGCGCGTGGCCAAAGGGCAGGCCGGCACGCTGGCGGTCGGCTTCACCAGCTCGGCCGCGGCGCACCGCTTCGTGCCCGAAGCGTTGCGTGCTTTTCGCCGTGCGCACCCCGGCGTGGAGTTGCAGCTGCGCGAGGACAACGCAGCCGAACTCACCGAGGCGCTCGATGCCGGCCGGCTGCACTGCGGCCTGTTGCGCGTGCCGGTGGCACGGCCCGAAGGCCTGCGCTTCGAAACGCTGCTGCGCGAACCGGTGCTGGTGGCAATGCCCAGCGACCACCGCTTTGCCCTCGCGCGCAGCAAGGCCTCGCGGCCGCTGCCGCTTGCGAAGCTGTGCGAGGAAGGCATCATCCTCGTGCGCCGTCCGGGCGCGCCGGGTCTTTACGCCGAGCTGCTTGCGCTTTGCCACGCCAAGGGCCTGCGGCCGCGCGTGGTGGCCGAGGTGGACCGCATGATGACCAACCTGAATCTCGTGGCCGCGGGTGTCGGCCTGTCGGTGGTGCCGGCGTCGATGACGGGTGTGCATGCGCATGCCATTGCCTACACCCGGCTCGCCGACGGCGGTCAGCTCGACGCACCGCTCACGCTGGTGTCGCGGGTGGAAGAAGACAACCTGCCTGCGCAGCACTTTGCCGCGCTGCTGCGCAGGCATGCGAGCGAGAACCCCGGGTCATGA
- a CDS encoding Bug family tripartite tricarboxylate transporter substrate binding protein — MIFSLRRRQLVRGTGAAMAAACAAPRLLPAAPSPSMPWPNRPVRLIVVYPPGGVSDGMARMLAEPLAQLLGVPVLIENRAGAGGSIGMDALGRAVPDGCTLAFSAISPITLHPLVAHVAYDPLRAFAPVASVMRTPVLVVGTPAFAGRNFEELIALARSQPRAVRWATSGVATIGHMVLAQVRMQSRTAITHIPYAGGGPQLNDALSGQFEVLSTNVAAQQLQYIGEGRLQALAVGSPSRIEALPRVPTLAELGYERANRDSLFGIFAPARTPAPVLQRLNALINQVLRSATVQARLRSAYNLPVGGGIEDLAHEVAADRRRNRALVSGDRSQFD, encoded by the coding sequence ATGATCTTTTCATTGCGCCGCCGCCAACTGGTGCGGGGCACCGGTGCTGCAATGGCCGCTGCCTGTGCCGCGCCGCGGTTGCTGCCGGCCGCGCCGTCGCCATCGATGCCATGGCCGAACCGTCCGGTGCGCTTGATCGTGGTGTATCCGCCGGGCGGCGTGAGCGACGGTATGGCGCGCATGCTGGCCGAGCCGCTTGCCCAACTGCTGGGCGTTCCGGTGCTCATAGAAAACCGCGCCGGCGCGGGCGGCAGCATTGGCATGGATGCGCTTGGGCGTGCCGTGCCGGACGGCTGCACGCTCGCGTTTTCAGCCATCAGCCCGATCACGCTGCATCCGCTGGTTGCGCATGTGGCCTACGACCCGTTGCGCGCCTTCGCGCCTGTGGCAAGCGTGATGCGCACGCCCGTGCTGGTGGTTGGCACGCCGGCTTTTGCGGGCCGCAATTTCGAGGAGCTGATTGCACTTGCGCGCAGCCAGCCCAGGGCGGTGCGGTGGGCCACTTCGGGCGTGGCCACCATCGGCCACATGGTGCTGGCGCAGGTACGCATGCAAAGCCGCACCGCCATCACGCACATTCCCTACGCGGGCGGCGGCCCGCAGCTCAACGATGCGCTCAGCGGGCAGTTCGAAGTGCTGTCGACCAACGTTGCGGCGCAGCAGCTGCAGTACATAGGGGAAGGGCGGCTGCAGGCACTGGCGGTCGGCTCCCCTTCGCGCATCGAAGCCCTGCCCAGGGTGCCGACGCTCGCCGAACTGGGCTACGAGCGGGCCAATCGCGATTCGCTCTTCGGCATCTTTGCGCCGGCTCGAACGCCTGCGCCTGTGCTGCAGCGGCTCAACGCGCTGATCAACCAGGTGCTGCGCAGCGCCACCGTGCAGGCGCGGCTGCGCAGCGCCTACAACCTTCCGGTGGGCGGAGGCATTGAAGACCTTGCGCACGAGGTTGCCGCCGACCGTCGGCGCAACCGTGCGCTGGTGTCCGGGGACCGTTCGCAATTCGATTAG
- the dusA gene encoding tRNA dihydrouridine(20/20a) synthase DusA, translating to MNAKLLNLKEKIVSVAPMMDWTDRHCRYFHRLMSRHALLYTEMVTTGALVHGDVPRHLRFNAEEHPVALQLGGSEPADLAHCAKLGEEWGYDEINLNCGCPSERVQRGAFGACLMAEPALVADCVKAMVDVVNVPVTVKHRIGIDKIESYEFVCDFVGTVSEAGCGTFIVHARNAWLQGLSPKQNREIPPLRYELVHRLKHDFPALSFSINGGISANAQVHEHLRLLDGVMVGREAYHNPWWLAEWDAEFFGAAPQPLTREEVESLMCDYMVREAAEHGTQWSSIARHMLGLRNGLPGARRWRQVWSDHRLKTLPPHEVMALAHEPAAQAA from the coding sequence ATGAATGCCAAGTTGTTGAATTTAAAAGAAAAAATCGTCTCCGTCGCACCGATGATGGACTGGACCGACCGCCACTGCCGGTACTTCCATCGCCTGATGTCGCGCCACGCGCTGCTCTATACCGAAATGGTGACCACCGGCGCGTTGGTGCACGGCGACGTGCCCCGCCACCTGCGCTTCAATGCCGAAGAACACCCGGTGGCCCTGCAGCTGGGCGGCAGCGAACCGGCCGACCTGGCGCATTGCGCGAAGCTGGGCGAAGAGTGGGGCTACGACGAGATCAACCTCAACTGCGGCTGCCCCAGCGAGCGCGTGCAGCGCGGTGCTTTCGGGGCCTGCCTGATGGCAGAGCCGGCGCTGGTGGCCGACTGCGTAAAGGCGATGGTCGACGTGGTGAACGTGCCCGTCACGGTCAAGCACCGCATCGGCATCGACAAGATCGAGAGCTACGAGTTCGTGTGCGACTTTGTCGGCACCGTGAGCGAGGCCGGCTGCGGCACGTTCATCGTGCATGCGCGCAATGCGTGGCTGCAGGGGCTCAGCCCCAAGCAGAACCGCGAGATTCCGCCGCTGCGCTACGAGCTGGTGCACCGGCTGAAGCACGATTTTCCGGCGCTGAGCTTTTCGATCAACGGAGGCATTTCAGCCAATGCCCAGGTGCACGAGCATTTGCGGCTGCTCGACGGCGTCATGGTGGGGCGTGAGGCGTATCACAACCCCTGGTGGCTGGCCGAATGGGACGCCGAGTTCTTTGGCGCGGCGCCGCAGCCGCTCACGCGTGAAGAGGTGGAGTCGCTGATGTGCGACTACATGGTTCGCGAGGCGGCTGAGCACGGCACGCAGTGGTCGTCGATTGCGCGGCACATGCTGGGACTGCGCAACGGCCTGCCCGGTGCGCGCCGCTGGCGGCAGGTGTGGAGCGACCACCGGCTCAAGACCCTCCCGCCGCACGAAGTGATGGCGCTGGCACACGAACCCGCTGCCCAGGCAGCCTAG
- a CDS encoding IclR family transcriptional regulator — protein sequence MNEAAGSKEEVSALGRGLALLKVIGMASAPMSNRQLADTTGLPKATVSRLTATLVSAGYLRQSQDSERFSLGPALLDMSSRYLRHFDLRTVARPHLAELSEFAGASVHVAVRDELDMLVIDSLRPRSALISSRLEVGTRMSIVTSAAGRASLAALPAAEQAAVLEKIQQESGESWASIEPRLMAGLDEYARLGYCSSFGEWHPHIHAIGFALQGPHGERYGVSCGGPAYLLPKDMMLSRVVPRLLEVAQRISAESGTANPD from the coding sequence ATGAATGAAGCGGCGGGGAGCAAAGAAGAAGTCAGCGCGCTTGGTCGAGGACTTGCCTTGCTCAAGGTCATCGGAATGGCGTCGGCGCCGATGAGCAATCGCCAGCTGGCCGACACCACGGGCCTGCCGAAGGCAACTGTCTCGCGCCTTACGGCAACGCTGGTGAGCGCGGGGTACCTGCGGCAGTCGCAAGACAGCGAGCGCTTCAGCCTCGGCCCGGCGCTGCTCGACATGAGCAGCCGCTACCTTCGCCATTTCGACCTGCGCACCGTGGCCCGGCCCCACCTCGCAGAGCTTTCGGAATTTGCCGGCGCCAGCGTTCATGTGGCGGTGCGCGACGAGCTCGACATGCTTGTCATCGATTCGCTGCGCCCGCGTTCGGCGCTCATCAGCTCGCGGCTGGAGGTTGGCACGCGCATGAGCATCGTCACTTCGGCGGCGGGGCGCGCCTCCCTTGCGGCACTGCCCGCGGCCGAGCAGGCCGCGGTGCTCGAGAAGATCCAGCAGGAAAGCGGCGAAAGCTGGGCCTCCATCGAACCCCGCCTCATGGCCGGCCTCGATGAATATGCGCGCCTGGGCTATTGCAGCTCGTTCGGTGAATGGCATCCTCACATCCATGCCATCGGCTTTGCGCTGCAGGGGCCGCACGGCGAGCGCTACGGCGTGAGCTGTGGCGGGCCGGCTTACCTGCTGCCGAAGGACATGATGCTGTCGCGCGTGGTGCCGCGCTTGCTCGAAGTGGCCCAGCGCATTTCGGCCGAATCCGGAACCGCGAACCCGGACTAG
- a CDS encoding GntR family transcriptional regulator, whose product MSAVTLTPRALYEEVAELLRQRIFRRELEPGSWIDELKLAEEYGISRTPLREALKVLAAEGLVTMKVRRGAYVTEVSEQDLADVYHLLSLLESDAAGVVAERATDAQRAELKALHAELEAAGAPGKENREHFFALNERFHMRLLAIANNKWRDQMVADLRKVMKLNRHNSLLKDGRIAESLAEHRSMMAAIEARDATAAMARMREHFRNGLEAAV is encoded by the coding sequence ATGTCCGCCGTCACCCTTACCCCGCGCGCCCTCTATGAAGAGGTGGCCGAGCTGCTGCGCCAGCGGATCTTCCGCCGCGAGCTCGAGCCCGGCAGCTGGATCGACGAACTCAAGCTGGCCGAGGAATACGGCATCAGCCGCACGCCGCTGCGCGAAGCGCTGAAGGTGCTCGCGGCCGAAGGCCTGGTGACCATGAAGGTGCGGCGCGGCGCCTACGTCACCGAGGTGTCGGAGCAAGACCTGGCAGATGTGTACCACCTGCTGTCGCTGCTGGAAAGCGACGCGGCCGGCGTGGTGGCCGAGCGTGCCACCGATGCACAGCGCGCCGAGCTGAAGGCACTGCACGCCGAGCTGGAGGCCGCAGGCGCGCCGGGCAAGGAAAACCGCGAGCACTTCTTTGCGCTGAACGAGCGCTTTCACATGCGCCTGCTGGCCATTGCCAACAACAAGTGGCGCGACCAGATGGTGGCCGACCTGCGCAAGGTGATGAAGCTCAACCGCCACAACTCGCTGCTCAAGGACGGCCGCATTGCCGAATCGCTGGCGGAGCACCGCTCGATGATGGCGGCCATCGAGGCGCGCGACGCCACCGCCGCCATGGCGCGCATGCGCGAGCACTTCAGGAACGGCCTCGAGGCAGCCGTCTAG
- the scpA gene encoding methylmalonyl-CoA mutase: protein MSSTPEPTFKPANLDDWAKAAAKSAPGGDLNALNWLTPDGISVKPLYTAADLQGLKYTDTLPGFEPYLRGPQATMYAVRPWTIRQYAGFSTAEESNAFYRKALAAGGQGVSVAFDLATHRGYDSDHPRVTGDVGKAGVAIDSVEDMKILFDQIPLDKVSVSMTMNGAVLPVLAGYVVAAEEQGVAQDQLSGTIQNDILKEFMVRNTYIFPPAPSMRIIGDIIEYTAQKMPKFNSISISGYHMQEAGANQALELAFTLADGKEYVKTALAKGLDVDGFAGRLSFFWAIGMNFYLEVAKMRAARLLWCRIMKEFNPKNPKSLMLRTHCQTSGWSLTEQDPYNNVVRTTIEAMAAVFGGTQSLHTNALDEAIALPTEFSARIARNTQLIIQEETHITNVIDPWAGSYMMEKLTQDMADAAWAIIEEVEAMGGMTKAVDSGWAKLKIEAAAAEKQARIDSGKDVIVGVNKYKLKTEDAIDSLSIDNVKVREQQVARLQKIRSSRDTAKVQAALDALTEAAENGTGNLLALSIDAVRLRATVGEISDALEKSFGRHRADTQKVTGVYAAAYDSAEGWEALKTEINAFAEEQGRRPRVMISKLGQDGHDRGAKVVATAFADLGFDVDMGPLFQTPEECARQAIENDVHAVGVSTLAAGHKTLVPAIINELKKQGADDIIVFVGGVIPRQDYDFLYEAGVKGIYGPGTPIPASAKDVLEQIRAAVSA from the coding sequence ATGAGCAGCACACCCGAACCCACCTTCAAGCCTGCCAACCTCGACGACTGGGCCAAGGCCGCGGCCAAGTCGGCGCCGGGTGGCGACCTGAATGCGCTCAACTGGCTCACGCCCGACGGCATCAGCGTGAAGCCGCTCTATACCGCCGCCGACCTGCAGGGCCTGAAGTACACCGACACACTCCCCGGTTTCGAGCCTTACCTGCGCGGCCCGCAGGCCACCATGTACGCGGTGCGCCCCTGGACCATTCGCCAGTACGCGGGCTTTTCGACCGCGGAGGAATCGAACGCCTTCTACCGCAAGGCCTTGGCCGCGGGCGGGCAGGGCGTGAGCGTGGCTTTCGACCTGGCGACCCACCGCGGCTACGACAGCGACCATCCGCGCGTGACGGGCGATGTGGGCAAGGCCGGCGTAGCCATCGATTCGGTCGAGGACATGAAGATCCTGTTCGACCAGATCCCGCTGGACAAGGTGAGTGTGTCGATGACGATGAACGGCGCCGTGCTGCCGGTACTGGCGGGCTACGTGGTTGCGGCCGAAGAGCAGGGCGTGGCGCAGGACCAGCTGAGCGGAACCATCCAGAACGACATCCTCAAGGAGTTCATGGTCCGCAACACCTACATTTTTCCGCCCGCGCCGAGCATGCGGATCATCGGCGACATCATCGAGTACACGGCGCAGAAGATGCCCAAGTTCAACTCGATCTCGATCAGCGGTTATCACATGCAGGAGGCCGGGGCCAACCAGGCGCTGGAGCTGGCCTTTACGCTGGCCGACGGCAAGGAATACGTGAAGACCGCGCTGGCCAAGGGCCTGGACGTCGACGGCTTTGCCGGGCGCCTGAGTTTCTTCTGGGCCATTGGCATGAACTTCTACCTCGAAGTGGCCAAGATGCGCGCGGCGCGCCTCTTGTGGTGCCGCATCATGAAGGAGTTCAACCCCAAGAACCCCAAGAGCCTGATGCTGCGCACCCACTGCCAGACCTCGGGCTGGTCGCTCACCGAGCAAGACCCGTACAACAACGTGGTGCGCACCACCATCGAGGCGATGGCCGCGGTGTTCGGCGGCACGCAAAGCCTGCACACCAACGCGCTCGACGAAGCCATTGCGCTGCCCACGGAATTCAGCGCGCGCATCGCACGCAACACGCAGCTCATCATCCAGGAAGAAACGCACATCACCAATGTGATCGATCCCTGGGCCGGCAGCTACATGATGGAGAAGCTCACGCAGGACATGGCCGATGCCGCCTGGGCCATCATCGAAGAGGTCGAGGCGATGGGCGGCATGACCAAGGCCGTTGACAGCGGCTGGGCCAAGCTCAAGATCGAGGCGGCCGCTGCAGAGAAGCAGGCGCGCATCGACTCGGGCAAAGACGTGATCGTGGGCGTCAACAAGTACAAGCTCAAGACCGAAGACGCCATCGACAGCCTTTCGATCGATAACGTGAAGGTGCGCGAGCAGCAGGTGGCCCGCCTGCAGAAGATCCGCTCTTCGCGCGACACCGCCAAGGTGCAGGCTGCGCTGGATGCGCTGACCGAAGCGGCCGAGAACGGCACCGGCAACCTGCTCGCGCTCAGCATCGACGCCGTGCGCCTGCGCGCCACGGTGGGCGAGATCTCGGATGCACTCGAAAAATCATTCGGCCGCCATCGGGCCGACACGCAAAAGGTGACCGGTGTGTACGCAGCTGCCTATGACTCCGCCGAGGGCTGGGAAGCCCTCAAGACCGAGATCAACGCCTTTGCCGAAGAGCAGGGGCGCCGTCCGCGCGTGATGATCTCCAAGCTGGGCCAGGACGGGCACGACCGCGGCGCCAAGGTGGTGGCCACGGCCTTTGCCGACCTGGGGTTCGACGTGGACATGGGGCCGCTGTTCCAGACACCCGAGGAGTGCGCGCGCCAGGCGATTGAAAACGACGTGCACGCCGTCGGCGTGAGCACTCTCGCGGCCGGCCACAAGACGCTTGTGCCCGCCATCATCAACGAGCTGAAGAAGCAAGGCGCGGACGACATCATCGTGTTTGTCGGCGGCGTGATTCCGCGGCAGGACTACGACTTTCTCTACGAGGCCGGCGTCAAGGGCATCTATGGCCCGGGCACGCCGATTCCCGCCAGCGCGAAAGACGTGCTGGAGCAGATTCGCGCAGCCGTCTCGGCCTGA
- a CDS encoding GNAT family N-acetyltransferase produces the protein MGDLLSRLSLQPVDSSDFEAMLALRVDAMRPSLERVGRFDPARSRERLQAGFVVPYMHHIVLDGDLRIGFVTLKPEDPDALRLDHLYLRTGFQGLGIGEWVLQWAKSQAREQGMDIKLTALVQSDANRFYVRHGFVLEGEEGVDLHYRWRVASEDAC, from the coding sequence GTGGGCGATCTTTTGTCGCGGCTGTCGCTGCAGCCCGTTGATTCCAGCGATTTCGAAGCCATGCTGGCCTTGCGCGTCGATGCGATGCGCCCCAGCCTGGAGCGCGTGGGCCGCTTCGACCCGGCGCGTTCACGCGAACGGCTCCAGGCCGGTTTCGTCGTGCCTTACATGCATCACATCGTGCTCGACGGCGACCTGCGCATCGGCTTTGTCACGCTCAAGCCCGAAGACCCCGATGCGCTGCGGCTCGACCATCTGTACCTGCGCACCGGCTTCCAGGGCCTGGGCATCGGTGAATGGGTGCTGCAATGGGCCAAGTCGCAGGCGCGCGAACAAGGGATGGACATCAAGCTCACGGCGCTGGTGCAAAGCGATGCCAACCGCTTCTATGTGCGGCACGGCTTTGTGCTCGAGGGCGAAGAGGGCGTCGACCTGCACTACCGCTGGCGCGTGGCCTCGGAGGATGCGTGCTGA
- the meaB gene encoding methylmalonyl Co-A mutase-associated GTPase MeaB, with translation MLKQAEALERAIAEPEGMAQRRAIAKAITLLESTRADHRAQADELLTALLPRTGNSFRLGISGVPGVGKSTFIETLGLLLIGKGHRVAVLTIDPSSTVSGGSILGDKTRMERLSVHERAYIRPSPSSGTLGGVAEKTREAMLVCEAAGYDIVIVETVGVGQSETAVAGMTDMFVLMQLPNAGDDLQAIKKGVMELADLVVINKADIDKDAATRAQAQITSALRLFGHQGNPDHAHAVHDAHSGAEVRFWLPKVLQLSALAGTGIDAFWDAVTQFRQLQTANGKLAKRREKQATSWMWERIDAGLKQAFRQHTQVRELLPQLTRQVAEGSLPASTAARQLLAAAAITARP, from the coding sequence GTGCTGAAGCAGGCCGAGGCACTCGAACGCGCCATTGCCGAGCCGGAGGGCATGGCACAGCGCCGCGCCATCGCCAAGGCCATCACGCTGCTCGAATCCACCCGTGCCGACCACCGCGCGCAAGCCGATGAATTGCTCACCGCATTGCTGCCGCGCACCGGCAATTCATTTCGCCTTGGCATCTCGGGCGTGCCGGGTGTCGGCAAGTCGACCTTCATCGAAACGCTGGGCCTGCTGCTGATCGGCAAGGGCCACCGCGTGGCGGTGCTCACCATTGATCCGTCTTCCACCGTGTCCGGTGGCTCCATTCTTGGCGACAAGACGCGCATGGAGCGCCTCTCGGTGCATGAACGCGCCTACATCCGGCCGAGCCCGTCGAGCGGCACGCTGGGCGGCGTGGCCGAGAAAACGCGCGAGGCCATGCTGGTGTGCGAAGCCGCGGGCTACGACATCGTCATTGTCGAAACGGTGGGAGTGGGCCAGAGCGAAACAGCCGTGGCCGGCATGACCGACATGTTCGTGCTGATGCAGCTGCCCAACGCGGGCGACGACCTGCAGGCCATCAAGAAGGGCGTGATGGAGCTGGCCGACCTGGTCGTCATCAACAAGGCCGACATAGACAAGGATGCCGCCACGCGTGCGCAGGCGCAGATCACTTCTGCCCTGCGCCTCTTCGGCCACCAGGGCAACCCTGACCATGCGCATGCGGTGCATGACGCGCACAGCGGCGCCGAGGTTCGCTTCTGGCTGCCCAAGGTGCTGCAGCTGAGCGCGCTGGCGGGTACCGGCATCGACGCTTTCTGGGACGCTGTCACGCAGTTCAGGCAACTGCAAACCGCCAATGGCAAGCTCGCCAAGCGGCGTGAAAAGCAGGCCACGTCGTGGATGTGGGAGCGCATCGACGCGGGCCTCAAGCAGGCATTCAGGCAGCACACGCAGGTGCGCGAACTGCTGCCGCAACTCACTCGGCAGGTGGCAGAGGGCTCGCTGCCCGCATCGACGGCGGCGCGCCAGTTGCTTGCGGCGGCTGCCATCACCGCCAGGCCATGA